In the genome of Streptomyces sp. 846.5, the window CGGCGTCTTCGTTCCGAGGATCACGTCCTGGGTCGCGGTGTAGACGTCGGCGCTGAGGCCGGGCAGCAGCCCGTCGCCGCCGGTCTCCCAGGAGAACGCCTTGACCGTGGCGTTCTGTGCGACGCGCTGCTGGTACAGGTCGTAGGTCTCCTTGAAGACCGGGCCGGTGTCGGTGGGCGGGGTGTAGCCCTTGATCGCCGGGAAGAGCGCGTCGGAGCGCACCGAGCCGTCCAGGTTGGACTTGTCCAGCTGGAAGGCGAGGGCGAAGGTCTTGGCCGCGTCCAGGTTCTTGGCCTTCGCGGAGACGGAGAGCCCGCCGCCGGTGTACTCCGAGATCAGCGGCGCGCCGTCGTCCGTGGGCCAGGAGAAGACCCCGATGTCGTTCTTGATCGGGCTGGCGTCCCCGGCCGAGGCGAACCAGGAGCCCATCGGGTACATCGCGCCCTTGCCCTGCAGGAAGGCCTGTTCGGTGGAGGCGTAGTCCAGCGAGACCATGCGCTTGTCGATGTAGCCGCGCTTCGCCAGGTCCCCGACCTTGGCCAGGGCGCCGACGAAGTCGGGGTCGGCGAACTTCACCGCGCCCGAACGGCGTTGGACCATCCAGTCCGGGGTCCTGCGGTAGACGTCGGTGGCGACGGTGCCGGTGAGCGGCAGCACGGTCGGGAAGGCGTCCTTGCCGCCGCCGACCACGAACGGCGTGATGCCCTTGGCCTTGAGCGCGGCCGAGTCCGCCAGCAGCTGGGCGTAGGTCGTCGGCGCGACCGCGATGCCGGCCGTGGCGAACATCGACTTGCGGTAGTAGACGTCGGGGATGGACTGGGTGTTGGCGGGCAGCTGGTAGACCTTGCCGTTGATCGCGCCGCCGTCGGGCTCGGTGAAGTCCTTCAGTTCCGCGGACTGCCACGCGTACAGGTCGCCCGCCTCGGCGAAGCCGGAGGGCGAGACCGCGATCATCACGTCGGGGAACTGGCCGGACGCGAGCAGCTGCTTGGCGTAGCCGGTGCGGTCCGCGGTGGGCGCGACCAGCTTCTTGACCCTGATGTCCGGGTATTTGTCGGTGATCCGCTTGATGGCCGCATCCCAGTACTGCGGAGTGAGGTTGGGGGTCTCGAAGGTCAGGAAGGTGATCTCCTTGACCGCCGCGCCGCCCTTGCCGGCGGAGCCCTGGGCGCCCGGACTGCCCGAGCTGCCAGAAGTGTCGGACACGGAGCAGGCCGTCATGGCCAGGGTCGCGGCCAGGGCGGCCACGGCGAGGGGGAAGGTTCTGCGCTTCACGAGGTTGCGCCTCCGTCGGCAGGCGTGCGCCAGTCCCGTACTGGCAGCACCGGTCCTCCGTGAGCGTTCACGGGAACGGTCACGGGTTAGAGTGAAGGTTCTTAACAAGAGTCTGTCAACCCACTGTGCAACAAAGAGATCTGACGATCACACAGCTCGCCGCTCGCGCCATTGACACCCGGACCGCGACCGCCGGATCATCGACCGTGAGCGTTCACGTGACCGCTCACACCTCCTCTGGCGCAGCCCTCCCTGCGAGAGCGGACGTACTCGACCGTGCCCGACACCAGGCCCCACCGGACCACCCCCGGCAGACGGGTGACCATCAACGACGTGGCCCGGGCCACCGGCGTCTCCCGGCAGACCGTCTCCCGCGCGATCAACGACAAGTCGGAGATCGACCCGGCCACCCGGGCCCGAGTGCTGGACGTCGCCCAGCAGATGGGCTACCGCCCGAGCCGCTTCGCCCGCGGCATGATCAGACCCGGCGTCACCACGCTCGGCCTGATCATCGCCGACGTGCTCAACCCGTTCTTCCCGGAAGTGGTCGCCGGCGTGCTGGAGGCCGCGGACCTGCGCGGCTGGCAGGTGGTGGTCTACTCGACCGGCTCCGACCCGGCCAAGGAACCCGCCCTCGCCGAGACCGTGACCGAACAGGCCGACGCCTGCGTCGCCTTCCTCGCCAACCCCGAGGCCATCGACCGGATCGCCGCGTCCGGCCTCCCGTTCGTACTGCTCGACAAGGACGGACGGGCCTCCGCCGTGGCCGGCGTCCGGATCGACTTCGCATCCGGCGTACGCCAGGCCCTGCAGCACCTCCGCGAGCGCGGCCACCGGCAGGTCGCCATGCTCGACGACGCCGCCCACCGCGGGCCCGGCCTGGACCTGGACGGCCCGCCCGACCCGCGCCGCGACCTGTTCCCGGTCCTCGCCGCCGAGCTCGGACTGCACACCGACCGCGCCGCGATCCACCCCGCGGCCAACTCGGTGGAGGGCGGCGGCGGCGCCATCCAGGAACTGCTGGCCCGCCGCCCCGAGGTCACCGCCGTGTTCTGCTACAACGACCTGATCGCCATCGGCGCCGTCCGCGGGGCCATGCGCTGCGGCCGCAGCGTTCCCGGAGACCTGGCCGCCATCGGCTTCGACGGCCTCGCCCTAAGCGAGCTGGTCGACCCGCCGCTGACCACCGTCCACATCGACAAGCGCCGGCTCGGCCACCTGGCCGTCCAGGAGGCGGAGACCCTGATGGCCGGCTCGCACGAGGCCGTCGAGGCCGTGGTCACCCCGCACCTGGTCATCCGCTCGACCACCTGACGCCTGCCTCGTCACCGCGGGGGCCGCTGCGCCGATCGGCAGGCGTCGCCCGTCCTCCTAACTCTGGACCAGAGCCGTGAACAGCACCTTGCCGCCATCGTTCGCTCCGCCGCTCACCGTGCCCTGCTCGTAGTCACCGGCCGAGAAGTGCCCGGAGGCACCGCGCAGAACACCCGGGACGGCAACCGTGTACGACTGGCTCGCGCTGCCGTGGGCCGCCGAGATGGTCAGCGTTCCATTGCCGTTGTCCGCAACGCGATAGGAGAACGAGCTGCCCAGCGGCACGCCGGTGAGCAGCGTGTAGAAATGCGATGCCGCGCTCGTTCCCGACTTCACCATGACGTAGAGCTTGCCGGACTTGAAGTCCACCATGACGAAGGGCGAAGAACCCCCGCTGCCGCCGGCGTGCAGCTGCGCGACGCATATCTCGGGATTGCTCTCGGGTAGCCGCAGTACCTGGAGGGTGGCGGTGAGCACATGCTTCTGCGTGCCCACGGCGTACTTGACGGCGGACTCCAGCTCAGTGCGTGAATGCAGCGAGCCGGGAGTGGTGGCCCCTCCGGAGGGCGCCCAGAAGGTCAGGGCCCCGCTGGTGGTCCGGGTGAGCCAGGGCGAGATCAGCCGGGCCGGCTTCAGCACCCGGGCGTCCTTCCCCGACAGGTGTCCGACGGAGTCGACCGGGAGCAGCAGCCCGGCCCAACTGGCCAGGCTGATCGAGGAGGGTGCCGCGGCGGCCGCGGAACCGACGGCGACCGTGGCTGACGAGCCGACAGAGCTCTTCGCCGAACTGCCCGAGGTCGATGCCGATGCCGCCGAGGTGACCCCGGCAGCCAAGACGACCGCTCCGACCGTCCCCGCTATCCACTTCATTCGATTCATGGGCCGAACCTATGGTAAATCTCCTTAACTAGGTCTCAACTCAAGGTCTCGATCCGATCAACTCCCAGCACCGGGCCACCTGGAGACACCCCGAGGGGCCGTCCCGCCGTGGCCGACGGCGGTGGCCCGCGGCACCGAACCCCCGCGCGGGGTGGCCGGTCGGCGCGGGTGCCGGATGACAGCCGCGACATCGACCAGGGCCCCGATGCGCTGCGCAAGGTGCTCGCCTAGGCCGGTCCGTCCTTCGAGGGCACCTTCGACACCACCTGACGCGACCCCGGAAGACCTGCGGCAATAGATCGGGTCTTTGTTTCAGGTCAGCACCGGAAATCCCATCTGGTTAAGCTTATTGACAGTTCATCGCCCGCTATACATCCTATGAATCCTTCCCCACCAGCCCGTCAG includes:
- a CDS encoding polysaccharide lyase family 7 protein, encoding MNRMKWIAGTVGAVVLAAGVTSAASASTSGSSAKSSVGSSATVAVGSAAAAAPSSISLASWAGLLLPVDSVGHLSGKDARVLKPARLISPWLTRTTSGALTFWAPSGGATTPGSLHSRTELESAVKYAVGTQKHVLTATLQVLRLPESNPEICVAQLHAGGSGGSSPFVMVDFKSGKLYVMVKSGTSAASHFYTLLTGVPLGSSFSYRVADNGNGTLTISAAHGSASQSYTVAVPGVLRGASGHFSAGDYEQGTVSGGANDGGKVLFTALVQS
- a CDS encoding extracellular solute-binding protein translates to MKRRTFPLAVAALAATLAMTACSVSDTSGSSGSPGAQGSAGKGGAAVKEITFLTFETPNLTPQYWDAAIKRITDKYPDIRVKKLVAPTADRTGYAKQLLASGQFPDVMIAVSPSGFAEAGDLYAWQSAELKDFTEPDGGAINGKVYQLPANTQSIPDVYYRKSMFATAGIAVAPTTYAQLLADSAALKAKGITPFVVGGGKDAFPTVLPLTGTVATDVYRRTPDWMVQRRSGAVKFADPDFVGALAKVGDLAKRGYIDKRMVSLDYASTEQAFLQGKGAMYPMGSWFASAGDASPIKNDIGVFSWPTDDGAPLISEYTGGGLSVSAKAKNLDAAKTFALAFQLDKSNLDGSVRSDALFPAIKGYTPPTDTGPVFKETYDLYQQRVAQNATVKAFSWETGGDGLLPGLSADVYTATQDVILGTKTPQQAAAFLDAQWSKGS
- a CDS encoding LacI family DNA-binding transcriptional regulator, whose amino-acid sequence is MPDTRPHRTTPGRRVTINDVARATGVSRQTVSRAINDKSEIDPATRARVLDVAQQMGYRPSRFARGMIRPGVTTLGLIIADVLNPFFPEVVAGVLEAADLRGWQVVVYSTGSDPAKEPALAETVTEQADACVAFLANPEAIDRIAASGLPFVLLDKDGRASAVAGVRIDFASGVRQALQHLRERGHRQVAMLDDAAHRGPGLDLDGPPDPRRDLFPVLAAELGLHTDRAAIHPAANSVEGGGGAIQELLARRPEVTAVFCYNDLIAIGAVRGAMRCGRSVPGDLAAIGFDGLALSELVDPPLTTVHIDKRRLGHLAVQEAETLMAGSHEAVEAVVTPHLVIRSTT